One part of the Nematostella vectensis chromosome 8, jaNemVect1.1, whole genome shotgun sequence genome encodes these proteins:
- the LOC116617204 gene encoding polycomb protein Scm, translating to MASLMNSVSDINQPQEAGQVYQKVIIPRDRNGLYGLHISNLSPQVSEHDLRTVFQAVGRVFVCKIVVFKGANNRDTNARIGFVKFKSYSEALSGLLKLNGAEIKRCNILIKPALVQGDKGGPVLKTSKSSGNSTSPDSSTAGTPRKNSDNSSGERSPRGPIVEMKWSNGQDGPPLASMPLSPQTTQDYYVLSSDAMCRDIREVNYQPNGYHKNTVNNQQAACTLHGLNDNTWSNNNAPDVWPQDLHGNITSNEYANGHLQMPETSKRATSSPQKQSTNTCSLDGSEDEGLASVTATLKQLEMSRSSSASFLSSVDITKWSVSDVVDYLENTEQCSSGILEFIKGEEINGNALLLLDKESVLPYLKLGPTLNLLDIVSKIKASQGLN from the coding sequence ATGGCATCTCTTATGAATTCTGTTAGTGACATCAATCAACCCCAAGAGGCAGGGCAAGTTTATCAAAAAGTTATCATCCCCAGGGATAGAAATGGTTTATATGGGTTACACATCAGCAATTTATCCCCTCAGGTTTCTGAGCATGATCTAAGGACAGTGTTTCAGGCAGTTGGCCGGGTTTTTGTTTGCAAGATTGTGGTGTTCAAGGGTGCCAATAACAGAGATACAAATGCACGTATTGGATTTGTGAAATTCAAGTCCTACAGTGAGGCTCTGTCTGGATTGCTTAAACTTAACGGAGCGGAAATCAAGAGATGTAACATCCTGATAAAACCTGCCCTCGTACAGGGAGATAAGGGGGGGCCAGTGTTAAAAACATCAAAGTCCTCTGGCAATAGCACTAGCCCTGACTCCAGTACTGCTGGAACACCAAGGAAGAACTCTGATAACTCCAGTGGGGAGAGAAGCCCTAGAGGGCCCATTGTGGAGATGAAATGGAGCAATGGGCAAGATGGCCCCCCCTTGGCTAGCATGCCCCTTTCCCCACAAACTACACAGGACTACTATGTGCTGTCTTCTGATGCCATGTGTAGGGATATAAGAGAGGTTAACTACCAGCCCAATGGTTACCATAAAAACACTGTTAACAATCAACAGGCGGCATGCACTCTGCATGGCTTGAATGACAACACATGGAGCAATAACAATGCCCCAGATGTATGGCCACAGGATCTCCATGGTAACATCACTTCTAATGAATATGCAAATGGGCATTTACAGATGCCTGAAACTAGCAAGAGGGCGACGTCCAGTCCTCAAAAGCAGTCTACCAATACATGCTCGTTGGATGGGTCAGAAGATGAGGGGCTGGCGTCAGTGACTGCTACGCTCAAACAACTAGAGATGTCTCGGTCAAGCTCCGCCTCATTTCTCAGCAGTGTGGATATAACAAAGTGGTCGGTGTCAGATGTTGTGGACTATCTAGAGAACACTGAGCAGTGCTCTAGTGGGATTCTTGAATTTATCAAAGGGGAGGAGATCAATGGGAATGCTCTTCTGCTTCTTGATAAGGAGTCTGTATTGCCATACCTTAAGTTGGGCCCTACATTAAATCTCTTGGATATCGTTAGCAAGATCAAGGCAAGCCAAGGCCTCAATTAA